In Finegoldia magna ATCC 53516, a genomic segment contains:
- the cmk gene encoding (d)CMP kinase, whose product MKKIKYENESKFYDDINDYIKDKNFDILLISTPKVMKENFNDRLIKTNKNILISSRMLRKNDDDNVYIELINNDVYSVTVDGPSGSGKSTVCKLISDILNIEYLDTGSMYRSLAYFCLKENVNLEDEQEVMQVLNSLDITFELSKIKVNGEFLNDKIRTNDVSMAASKVSTYYSVREKLVEIQRQIASDKAIILDGRDAGTNILKNADYKFYLDASPEVRAKRRFDEQKDDSSYETILKDIKLRDEQDKNRKYAPLRQAEDAILINSDDMNIDEVVEKIIEIIRGRNVL is encoded by the coding sequence ATGAAAAAAATCAAATACGAAAATGAATCAAAATTTTACGATGATATTAATGACTATATCAAAGACAAGAATTTTGATATATTATTGATATCTACGCCTAAAGTTATGAAGGAAAATTTCAACGATAGATTAATTAAAACGAATAAAAATATTTTAATTTCATCTAGAATGCTCAGAAAAAATGACGATGACAATGTGTATATTGAATTGATTAATAATGACGTATATTCTGTTACAGTAGATGGACCTAGTGGATCTGGTAAATCAACAGTATGTAAATTGATCTCAGATATATTAAACATTGAGTATTTGGATACGGGATCAATGTATCGTTCTCTTGCTTATTTTTGTTTGAAAGAAAATGTCAATTTGGAAGACGAACAAGAAGTTATGCAAGTATTGAACAGCTTAGATATAACATTTGAATTATCCAAAATTAAAGTAAACGGAGAATTCTTGAATGATAAAATAAGAACTAATGATGTATCAATGGCTGCATCAAAGGTTTCAACATATTATTCTGTAAGGGAAAAATTAGTTGAAATTCAAAGACAGATTGCGAGTGACAAAGCGATTATTCTTGACGGAAGAGATGCTGGTACTAACATACTAAAGAACGCTGATTACAAGTTTTATTTGGATGCATCACCAGAAGTAAGAGCAAAAAGAAGATTTGACGAACAAAAAGACGATTCATCTTATGAAACGATTCTAAAAGACATCAAATTAAGAGATGAACAGGATAAGAACAGAAAATATGCTCCGTTGAGACAAGCAGAAGATGCTATTCTCATCAATTCTGATGATATGAATATTGATGAAGTTGTTGAAAAAATAATAGAGATAATTAGAGGTAGAAATGTTTTATAG